A genomic window from Pseudomonadales bacterium includes:
- a CDS encoding amino acid transporter: MPGVQAHWQGPGLEAWEAWSPRQVSRILGSATPVWCVVGGWAIDLWLGRVTRPHSDIEIAAPRSDFVELRRFFEPGYRLYAVGDGESFGLDGNQPMPSEKHQCWIADSTAGRWRLDLMLEPGDSQTWVCRRDERIKEPRGRMIDRSDGIPFLKPEGVLLYKAKAHRAKDQADFESCLPHLSPAARSWLATYLSLVQPGHQWLDAL, from the coding sequence ATGCCGGGTGTGCAAGCACATTGGCAGGGACCTGGGCTGGAGGCCTGGGAAGCATGGTCACCGCGTCAAGTGTCCCGGATCCTGGGTTCGGCCACGCCCGTGTGGTGCGTCGTCGGCGGCTGGGCAATTGATCTTTGGCTTGGCCGGGTGACGCGTCCCCATTCCGACATAGAGATCGCGGCTCCCCGGAGTGACTTCGTCGAGCTGCGCAGGTTCTTTGAACCAGGCTATCGCCTCTACGCAGTGGGTGACGGGGAATCATTCGGACTCGATGGAAATCAGCCGATGCCCTCCGAAAAACACCAATGCTGGATTGCGGATTCCACCGCTGGCAGGTGGCGCCTTGATCTGATGCTCGAACCGGGTGACTCCCAGACCTGGGTATGCCGCCGGGACGAGCGCATCAAGGAGCCCAGAGGACGCATGATCGACCGTAGCGACGGTATCCCCTTCCTGAAGCCGGAAGGTGTACTGCTCTACAAGGCTAAAGCACACCGTGCCAAAGACCAGGCGGACTTCGAGTCATGCCTGCCGCACCTGTCCCCCGCTGCCCGATCGTGGCTGGCTACTTACCTGTCGCTGGTTCAACCGGGGCATCAATGGCTGGATGCGCTGTAG